A section of the Lineus longissimus chromosome 1, tnLinLong1.2, whole genome shotgun sequence genome encodes:
- the LOC135486893 gene encoding ribitol 5-phosphate transferase FKRP-like: MGKLMHGARKHVRGLKTAAYLGNAIKAMNSLYKDMNIDPNEVYKRITHKPKSVCPETFRGTPYDYPLFDKGFETEPCNHGLPIWKLATVVKQFCDSSPGNVVKEIELFAKSVYELADSKIPVFISAHHSQHPNIKALGLHNLVSFNTNCSSDGTVFNYMLKHVKTKYVLVARDAARLDHDARLERLIREIESLDVIVAGGAIRYPSGHWKKGCFQSVYRNYSLKYFEGYDESLHGCTFCDYIHGPFVTSTKYLKEHPFNASLIETNGLYEDWFLRIVLQNGETVVCPDSLFHAQRLDTPHTRNKDWQVFMEKWDLVKLLTSGGRIKKRDCSKQVFKGYDRNARSPCDLQSLAYAVNTVMRLCEESQILCVLDSGTALGAVKFGKPLPWDIDADIQFRSANFSALYKMKTKFAKMGFRLVHNVKDTIHIFYKGWTVELFSVRRIITGNPTKLLFDRRFVNGPRNPGLWLRNRYGLEIFQHAHHWRITGDNSSWINYKTNVFQPCLNSGHNCLDMYNADGNLQFGDNLP; the protein is encoded by the coding sequence ATGGGGAAACTCATGCATGGTGCAAGAAAGCACGTGCGTGGATTGAAGACAGCCGCTTATTTAGGGAATGCGATAAAGGCAATGAACTCGCTCTATAAGGATATGAATATTGACCCGAATGAAGTATATAAGAGAATTACACATAAACCAAAAAGTGTTTGTCCAGAAACATTTAGAGGAACTCCTTATGACTATCCGTTATTTGACAAAGGCTTTGAAACAGAACCATGCAATCACGGTTTACCGATATGGAAATTAGCAACCGTTGTGAAACAGTTTTGCGACAGCAGCCCTGGCAACGTCGTTAAGGAGATTGAATTATTTGCCAAGTCTGTGTATGAGTTGGCAGATTCCAAAATACCTGTATTCATATCAGCTCACCACTCGCAACATCCTAATATAAAGGCATTGGGGCTTCATAATTTAGTTTCATTCAATACCAATTGCTCAAGTGACGGGACGGTGTTCAACTACATGTTGAAGCATGTGAAAACTAAGTATGTGCTCGTAGCACGTGATGCTGCACGTTTAGACCACGATGCTAGACTGGAGCGCTTGATCAGAGAAATAGAGAGTCTGGATGTTATCGTAGCTGGCGGCGCTATCCGGTACCCTAGCGGGCACTGGAAGAAAGGCTGTTTCCAGTCCGTCTACAGAAACTACTCACTGAAATACTTCGAAGGCTATGATGAGTCGCTGCACGGGTGTACCTTTTGCGATTATATCCACGGCCCATTTGTGACATCCACGAAGTATCTGAAAGAACACCCATTCAATGCCAGCTTGATAGAAACAAATGGCCTTTATGAGGACTGGTTTCTGAGAATCGTTCTTCAAAATGGAGAAACTGTTGTTTGCCCCGATAGCTTGTTTCACGCGCAGCGCCTGGATACACCACATACACGAAACAAAGATTGGCAAGTGTTTATGGAGAAGTGGGATTTGGTGAAACTCTTAACTTCAGGAGGCCGCATAAAAAAGCGAGATTGTAGCAAGCAGGTATTCAAAGGTTACGATAGAAATGCCCGATCTCCATGTGACTTGCAATCTCTTGCCTACGCTGTTAATACAGTGATGAGACTATGCGAGGAGAGTCAGATTCTCTGCGTGTTAGATTCTGGGACTGCTCTGGGAGCCGTGAAATTTGGGAAACCACTACCTTGGGACATTGACGCAGACATCCAGTTTCGCTCAGCTAACTTTTCAGCGTTATATAAAATGAAAACGAAATTTGCAAAGATGGGTTTTAGATTAGTTCACAACGTCAAGGACACTATTCACATCTTTTACAAGGGATGGACAGTTGAATTATTTAGTGTGCGTAGAATAATTACCGGTAATCCAACTAAGCTTTTATTTGATAGACGGTTTGTCAATGGTCCGAGAAATCCGGGACTGTGGTTGCGGAATCGCTACGGACTGGAGATATTCCAACATGCGCATCATTGGAGGATAACGGGAGACAATTCGAGTTGGATCAATTATAAAACAAATGTGTTTCAGCCATGCTTAAATAGTGGACATAACTGTTTAGATATGTATAATGCTGATGGTAATTTGCAATTTGGTGATAATCTCCCTTAA